One genomic segment of Cardinium endosymbiont of Culicoides punctatus includes these proteins:
- a CDS encoding DHH family phosphoesterase, with protein sequence MLDCFSMYDISILKEKLTNPKRIAVIMHTNPDGDALGTGLALTLFLKGQGHYVNIISPTEYPTFLSWLPEIKSVIIAENHTQEALLEQLGNVDLLFCVDFSSANRLRAAEFILKQSNAFKVVIDHHTEPEDFADLFFWDPKAAASAEVLFQVFEALGEKEKLTPAIATCLYTGLVTDTNSFKNPNTTAKTHRIAADLMDSGLNAFEIQRLIYDNKSLNRLNFFSFAISQRLVVLPELHAAYFVIQKEDYKRYELQCGDTEGLADYALSLEGTLLAAVLKEKDDNVYLSLRSVADVPANLIAKKYFNGGGHKNAAGGFSKLSLTETVDQLEKLLKSGLFNLNHQ encoded by the coding sequence TTGCTAGATTGCTTTTCTATGTATGATATATCTATTTTAAAAGAGAAATTGACCAATCCTAAACGGATTGCAGTCATTATGCATACCAATCCTGATGGTGATGCACTTGGAACTGGATTGGCTTTAACATTGTTTCTAAAGGGACAAGGTCATTACGTAAATATCATTTCCCCAACAGAATATCCTACTTTTCTATCTTGGTTACCAGAAATAAAATCGGTAATCATTGCAGAAAATCATACGCAAGAAGCCTTGCTAGAACAGTTAGGAAATGTTGATTTGCTTTTTTGTGTTGACTTTTCATCAGCCAATCGCTTAAGAGCAGCAGAATTTATATTAAAACAATCCAATGCATTCAAGGTTGTTATTGACCATCATACAGAACCGGAGGACTTTGCCGACCTTTTCTTTTGGGATCCAAAGGCAGCGGCTAGTGCAGAAGTGCTATTCCAGGTATTTGAGGCATTGGGTGAAAAAGAAAAACTAACCCCTGCTATTGCTACTTGTTTGTATACAGGCCTTGTAACAGATACCAATTCCTTTAAGAATCCAAACACAACAGCAAAAACACACCGAATTGCAGCAGATTTAATGGATAGTGGGTTAAATGCTTTTGAAATACAGCGGCTCATTTATGATAATAAATCTTTAAATAGGCTAAACTTTTTTAGTTTCGCTATTAGTCAAAGGCTTGTCGTTCTTCCAGAATTACATGCAGCATACTTTGTTATTCAAAAAGAAGACTATAAAAGATATGAGCTCCAATGTGGAGATACAGAAGGTCTTGCAGATTACGCACTGTCCTTAGAAGGTACGTTGTTGGCCGCTGTCTTGAAAGAGAAAGATGATAATGTATATCTTTCCTTAAGATCTGTTGCAGATGTGCCAGCTAACCTCATTGCAAAAAAATACTTTAACGGTGGAGGGCATAAAAATGCTGCGGGAGGATTTTCGAAGTTAAGTTTAACAGAGACAGTAGATCAGCTTGAAAAATTGTTAAAAAGTGGTCTATTTAATTTAAATCATCAATAG
- a CDS encoding glycine--tRNA ligase codes for MCTTKDYSTNQNNTFKDLVAHAQAYGFIYPSSEIYDGLQAIYDYGPYGIALKRNIQNFWWQSMTQLHQNIVGIDAAIMMHPTTWKASGHLDGFTDPMVDNKDSQKRYRVDLLIEAHAMQLTEQSKSLEAKALIETMETYLQEADLIGLDKLIQTSNIICPVSKTANWTPVRQFNLMFSTQFGAQNDATTVYLRPETAQGIFVNFLNVQKTARMKIPFGIAQIGKAFRNEIVARQFTFRMREFEQMEMQFFIQPGTEKEWFDYWKKTRIAWYKVLGIPDQKIHIHPHKQLAHYAADAIDIEYNFPFGFKEIEGIHSRTDFDLSKHEQYAKKKLHYFDPNSQKHYIPYVIETSVGLDRLVLMLLSNALINQKVVSESEAAHGNRTLLKLPPPLAPIKAAIFPLLKKEGMEEKALAILDMLKYDFPIVYEANQSIGKRYVRQDLIGTPYCITVDHQTLEDETVTIRERDSMEQYRITIDKIAHLLHETTNIKSLLVQL; via the coding sequence ATGTGTACTACCAAGGATTATTCTACCAATCAAAATAACACCTTTAAAGATCTTGTTGCACATGCACAAGCTTATGGATTTATTTATCCATCGAGTGAAATTTATGATGGTCTACAAGCCATTTATGATTATGGACCTTATGGTATAGCATTAAAAAGGAACATACAAAACTTTTGGTGGCAAAGCATGACCCAACTGCACCAAAATATTGTGGGCATTGATGCTGCAATTATGATGCATCCTACTACCTGGAAAGCTTCAGGCCACTTAGATGGATTCACAGATCCAATGGTAGATAATAAAGACTCTCAAAAACGTTATCGTGTAGATTTACTTATAGAAGCTCATGCAATGCAGCTTACAGAACAGTCTAAGTCACTTGAGGCGAAAGCATTGATTGAGACGATGGAAACCTACTTACAGGAAGCCGACCTTATAGGCTTAGACAAGCTTATTCAAACATCTAATATCATATGTCCTGTTTCTAAAACAGCTAACTGGACCCCAGTTCGTCAGTTTAACTTAATGTTTTCTACCCAGTTTGGTGCTCAAAATGATGCCACAACTGTTTATCTGCGTCCAGAAACAGCACAAGGCATTTTTGTTAATTTCTTGAATGTACAAAAAACGGCACGGATGAAAATTCCTTTTGGAATTGCACAAATTGGGAAAGCCTTTAGAAATGAAATTGTAGCCCGGCAGTTTACCTTTCGAATGCGAGAGTTTGAACAAATGGAAATGCAATTCTTCATTCAGCCAGGAACAGAAAAAGAATGGTTTGATTATTGGAAAAAAACACGTATAGCCTGGTATAAGGTTTTGGGTATCCCAGATCAAAAAATACATATCCACCCACATAAGCAACTTGCCCATTACGCTGCAGATGCAATTGATATTGAATACAATTTCCCATTTGGGTTTAAAGAAATAGAAGGAATCCATTCCAGAACAGACTTTGACTTAAGTAAGCATGAACAATATGCTAAAAAGAAATTGCACTATTTTGATCCTAACTCCCAAAAGCACTATATACCATACGTTATAGAAACTTCTGTAGGTCTTGATCGACTGGTATTAATGCTTCTGAGCAATGCCTTGATAAATCAAAAAGTAGTTTCAGAAAGTGAAGCAGCGCATGGCAACAGGACATTACTTAAACTCCCTCCTCCATTAGCACCCATTAAGGCAGCCATATTCCCATTGTTAAAAAAAGAGGGCATGGAAGAGAAGGCATTAGCCATATTGGATATGCTAAAATATGATTTTCCAATTGTTTACGAAGCCAATCAATCTATTGGCAAGCGATACGTTCGACAAGATCTTATAGGTACACCTTATTGTATTACTGTTGACCATCAAACATTAGAAGATGAAACAGTAACCATACGTGAGCGAGATTCTATGGAACAGTATCGAATCACTATCGACAAAATAGCCCATCTTTTGCATGAAACAACCAACATAAAATCGCTATTGGTACAACTATAA
- a CDS encoding FKBP-type peptidyl-prolyl cis-trans isomerase produces the protein MHYIGRLLDGTVFDTSIIDVAKENNMYNPQRDYQPFVFQVGTGNVIPGWDEGLLLLKKNEKARFFIPSTLAYGDQSIGNVIPANSVLIFEVEVVDVYSSKEEASQKAKDAE, from the coding sequence GTGCATTATATAGGACGGCTATTGGATGGCACTGTTTTTGATACAAGCATCATAGACGTTGCAAAAGAAAATAATATGTATAATCCACAAAGAGACTATCAACCATTTGTGTTTCAAGTGGGTACTGGAAATGTTATCCCAGGATGGGATGAGGGATTGTTATTACTCAAGAAAAATGAAAAAGCACGTTTTTTTATACCCTCTACCTTGGCCTATGGAGATCAATCTATAGGTAATGTAATACCTGCGAATTCCGTATTAATATTTGAAGTAGAAGTTGTTGATGTCTATTCATCCAAGGAGGAGGCTTCCCAAAAAGCAAAGGATGCTGAATAG
- the yidD gene encoding membrane protein insertion efficiency factor YidD, producing MRRIVILDRLKALWNRLRKQEQTKTSHSIQSHLMCVPQNEHTTHTAYMGKILTRWSRLLRWLCCFCITIYQYCLSPFLLPLCRFHPTCSVYAKEAFTKYGVYKGTLLTLRRLLRCQPWGGSGYDPIR from the coding sequence ATGCGTAGAATTGTAATATTAGATAGGCTGAAAGCCTTATGGAATAGACTTAGAAAACAGGAACAAACTAAAACAAGTCATTCTATCCAAAGCCATTTGATGTGTGTTCCCCAAAATGAGCATACTACGCATACAGCATATATGGGAAAAATCCTAACCAGATGGTCGCGTCTACTTAGATGGTTATGTTGTTTCTGTATCACCATCTATCAATACTGTTTATCACCTTTTTTGCTACCCCTTTGTCGTTTTCATCCTACCTGTTCTGTTTATGCAAAGGAAGCGTTTACCAAGTATGGTGTATATAAAGGCACCTTACTTACCCTGCGCAGACTATTACGTTGTCAACCTTGGGGAGGGAGTGGATATGATCCTATACGCTGA
- a CDS encoding ankyrin repeat domain-containing protein, which yields MKYNRHYIQKFLSVILLCTQASNCQRNGEKPSDVSIHTAVKQGNHIKVKKYLIGDNKNLNKPDKDLATPLHWACYYCTEKNGITIIKTLIEKGADVNAKDKDNNTPLFYLIKRILKSSGSSSDLAKINEAIQILLKEAVEINHKDCNQQTLLHLAVMLENTAIVQALLEKNADPNLQDRYKQTPLHLAAVIKENTAIVQALLEKNANPNLQDRYKQTPLHLAAVIKENTAIVQALLEKNANPNLQDRYKQTPLHLAAVIKENTAIVQALLEKNANPNLQDRYKRTPLHLAAVIKENTAIVQALLEKNANPNLQDCNKQTPLHYANSKGNNTIIQLLLQESKAL from the coding sequence ATGAAATACAATAGACATTACATACAAAAATTTTTATCTGTTATTCTACTGTGCACACAAGCAAGCAATTGCCAACGCAATGGAGAAAAACCAAGTGACGTATCCATACACACAGCTGTGAAACAAGGGAATCACATAAAGGTTAAAAAGTATTTAATAGGTGACAATAAAAATCTAAATAAGCCAGATAAAGATCTAGCGACTCCTTTACACTGGGCCTGTTACTACTGTACAGAAAAAAATGGTATTACAATTATAAAAACATTAATAGAGAAGGGAGCTGATGTAAATGCAAAAGACAAGGATAACAATACACCACTCTTCTACCTTATAAAAAGAATCCTAAAATCCAGTGGCTCATCTTCTGATTTAGCTAAAATTAATGAAGCTATTCAAATACTATTAAAAGAAGCCGTAGAAATAAATCACAAAGATTGCAATCAACAAACACTGCTACATCTTGCTGTTATGTTGGAAAATACTGCTATAGTTCAGGCATTATTAGAAAAAAATGCAGATCCTAATCTGCAAGACCGATACAAACAAACACCACTACATCTTGCTGCTGTTATAAAGGAAAATACTGCTATAGTTCAGGCATTATTAGAAAAAAATGCAAATCCTAATCTGCAAGACCGATACAAACAAACACCACTACATCTTGCTGCTGTTATAAAGGAAAATACTGCTATAGTTCAGGCATTATTAGAAAAAAATGCAAATCCTAATCTGCAAGACCGATACAAACAAACACCACTACATCTTGCTGCTGTTATAAAGGAAAATACTGCTATAGTTCAGGCATTATTAGAAAAAAATGCAAATCCTAATCTGCAAGACCGATACAAACGAACACCACTACATCTTGCTGCTGTTATAAAGGAAAATACCGCTATAGTTCAGGCGTTATTAGAAAAAAATGCAAATCCTAATCTGCAAGATTGCAACAAACAAACACCACTACACTATGCTAATAGTAAAGGTAATAACACGATTATCCAATTATTATTACAGGAAAGTAAAGCCCTATAA
- a CDS encoding ankyrin repeat domain-containing protein, with amino-acid sequence MRQNRKFRIIINRCTQIYLLLIFLASNCKQNTEHTLIHTKKTRAHAYPDENIINAQSIIEQQNSSAHNVYDAKTQAITLQQNTPSQNSSKKQHYASIPTLVENDEESHNNNKKNEWTPFLVCTFIAKCKKNVFVKYNFNDEEWDSPKRRFRGVVYACLFILEPRKTEPKYSFHEGVQMNKIQLVQLLLYRGYDINAKDINDMTGLHYAVTCNRTEMVEILLHFGATVDVLNEEGHTPLHCAIIWKRKEIIQKLLSHGASITQLDNQDLTPLDYVTTPCLGKEQEIMEILLNSSEGNKPDNAT; translated from the coding sequence ATGAGACAGAATAGAAAATTCCGCATTATCATAAATAGATGTACTCAGATATATTTACTTTTGATATTTCTTGCTAGCAATTGCAAACAAAATACAGAGCACACCTTAATACACACAAAAAAAACAAGAGCACATGCTTACCCAGATGAAAACATTATAAATGCCCAAAGTATAATTGAACAACAAAATAGTTCTGCACATAACGTTTATGATGCCAAAACACAAGCAATAACACTACAACAAAATACACCAAGTCAAAATTCATCCAAAAAACAACATTACGCGTCAATTCCAACTTTGGTAGAAAACGATGAAGAATCACACAATAATAACAAAAAAAATGAATGGACACCTTTTTTAGTATGTACTTTTATTGCCAAATGTAAAAAAAATGTATTTGTGAAATACAATTTCAATGACGAAGAATGGGATAGCCCTAAAAGACGTTTTAGAGGGGTGGTATACGCATGCCTTTTTATTCTAGAACCTAGAAAAACAGAACCAAAGTATTCATTTCATGAAGGAGTACAAATGAATAAAATTCAACTAGTTCAATTACTATTGTATAGAGGTTATGATATAAATGCAAAAGATATAAATGATATGACCGGGCTACATTATGCAGTAACATGTAATCGTACAGAAATGGTTGAAATACTATTACACTTTGGAGCAACAGTAGATGTATTAAATGAAGAAGGACATACTCCGCTACATTGTGCAATAATATGGAAACGTAAAGAAATAATTCAAAAACTATTATCTCATGGAGCTAGTATAACACAATTAGACAATCAAGATTTAACCCCATTAGATTATGTAACAACTCCCTGTCTAGGTAAGGAGCAAGAGATAATGGAAATACTCTTAAATAGCTCAGAAGGAAATAAACCAGACAACGCAACATAA
- a CDS encoding AAA family ATPase has protein sequence MNQDQKDLKNKRPLEEVEIGSDSKRQKLEYTGILPIGKSSIEAVIKSGYYVDKTKHAETLFKEEATVFLSRPRRFGKSLFVSTLEEIAKGNKELFQDCDIYNKTNYNWKKYPVIRVDFSKIDNNNSESVKYTLINRLYDIACAYNIKIDSPTEKTFIKDYTINLINKLILKFTELKKTDSSYEPKVVVLVDEYDAPFINQSDPIIKEENCLIVREFLTVIKSLTSNNFIKLEFVTGVSAYCFKECQSGPNNLDDITLDQDYETVAGYREEDLLQEGSAYIKRIDELAKRKRVSRDVFVSKMRSKYNGYQFAVEEDTVEEHAAEEHHIPVSVYNPWSTLKFLKHGRLNNYWYNSGTPTFLTKNIDDSYFDIDFSQNIISTEEKLISPKEGQLDMIGKMFQSGYLTIDKYKELSDEEKEIWEKGWSSDTRPLLVTFPNDEVKDSFYNSLSEEIEQSLQKNLRKEAYDIPSKVNTALSNVDIDEFVKIAQSLFSGIPFNLSQQRQNKNESYYHTVLHTILECSYMEPKSEDSTNQGKIDIVLNSLPHVTYILELKHDSSADVAMDQIDNKSYKDKFLTKGKGIVTIGINFDSSKEKRNIVHHKYKLYDESGNEILDRNDFLDYIKNKKSRIRDTRHG, from the coding sequence ATGAATCAAGATCAAAAAGACTTAAAAAATAAAAGACCATTAGAAGAGGTAGAAATAGGTTCTGATAGTAAAAGACAGAAACTAGAATACACAGGAATTTTACCTATTGGTAAATCTAGCATTGAAGCTGTGATTAAGTCAGGATATTATGTAGATAAAACAAAACATGCTGAAACGTTATTTAAAGAAGAAGCTACTGTGTTTCTATCCCGTCCCCGTAGATTTGGTAAATCCTTATTTGTTAGCACATTAGAAGAAATAGCTAAAGGAAACAAAGAGCTATTTCAAGATTGCGATATCTATAATAAAACTAACTATAATTGGAAGAAGTATCCTGTCATTAGGGTGGATTTTTCAAAAATAGATAATAATAACTCAGAATCGGTTAAATATACTCTTATAAATAGGTTGTATGATATTGCTTGTGCATACAATATAAAAATTGATAGTCCTACAGAAAAAACTTTTATTAAAGATTATACAATAAATTTAATTAATAAACTAATTTTAAAATTCACAGAACTTAAAAAGACTGATTCAAGTTACGAGCCTAAAGTAGTCGTCCTGGTAGACGAATATGATGCACCGTTTATCAATCAATCAGATCCCATTATAAAAGAAGAAAACTGTTTGATTGTACGAGAGTTTTTAACGGTCATTAAAAGCCTTACTTCTAATAACTTTATTAAGTTAGAATTTGTTACAGGCGTTAGTGCTTACTGTTTTAAAGAATGTCAATCTGGTCCTAATAATTTAGATGACATTACTTTAGATCAAGATTATGAAACTGTAGCTGGTTATAGAGAAGAAGATTTATTACAGGAAGGTTCTGCTTATATCAAACGTATAGATGAATTAGCAAAAAGAAAAAGAGTAAGCAGAGATGTATTTGTAAGCAAGATGCGTTCTAAGTATAATGGGTATCAATTTGCTGTTGAAGAAGATACCGTTGAAGAACATGCAGCTGAAGAACATCACATTCCCGTTTCCGTATATAATCCTTGGTCTACACTAAAGTTTTTAAAACATGGTAGACTAAACAACTATTGGTATAATTCAGGAACGCCTACTTTCTTAACTAAGAATATTGATGATTCCTATTTTGACATAGATTTTAGTCAAAATATTATTTCTACAGAGGAAAAATTAATTAGTCCTAAAGAAGGTCAATTAGATATGATTGGTAAAATGTTCCAATCTGGGTATCTAACTATTGATAAGTATAAAGAATTATCAGATGAAGAAAAAGAGATATGGGAAAAAGGATGGAGTTCAGATACCAGACCCTTATTAGTAACATTCCCTAATGATGAAGTAAAAGATTCTTTCTATAATTCTTTATCGGAAGAAATTGAGCAATCTTTACAGAAAAACTTAAGAAAAGAAGCATACGATATTCCAAGTAAAGTAAACACAGCACTATCTAACGTAGATATAGATGAATTTGTAAAAATTGCTCAATCTCTATTTTCAGGTATACCTTTCAATTTGTCTCAGCAAAGACAAAATAAGAATGAATCTTATTACCATACAGTACTGCATACTATATTGGAGTGCTCATATATGGAACCAAAAAGTGAAGATTCTACCAATCAGGGTAAGATAGATATTGTTTTAAATTCATTACCTCATGTTACATATATTTTAGAGTTAAAACACGATTCAAGTGCAGATGTAGCTATGGATCAAATAGACAATAAATCTTATAAAGATAAATTCCTTACTAAAGGTAAAGGTATTGTGACGATAGGTATCAATTTTGATAGTAGTAAAGAAAAACGTAACATTGTCCATCATAAGTACAAATTATATGATGAATCAGGAAATGAAATATTAGATAGAAATGATTTTCTAGATTATATAAAGAACAAGAAAAGTCGTATAAGAGACACTAGACACGGATAA
- a CDS encoding cysteine desulfurase family protein yields MDLYLDNAATTSLDPEVLESMMPYMINFCGNPSSIHRHGCRAKAAIEKSRKKIASLFQVTPSEILFTSGGTEGNNMLLTGVVEGMKISHVLTSPLEHLSVRMPLERLANQGKITLTYTSVTNTGDIILEEVESWLQNHNHALVSFMQVNHEIGNIIDLQKVSKLCQQHNALLHSDTIQSIYCLSDNFSDPLVQLAVGSAHKIHGPKGIGFVYVDSKISSITPLIYGGSQELNMRGGTENVASIIGMAKALEITFRDRLKIADHLVTIKKYMIALLKKQIPNIVFNGNSESLIQSSPTMLNISLPSLDHKDMLIYNLDIHGISASTGSACTSGSNIGSQVITALQKGDSHAIRFSFSKHTTHLEIEKTVEVLTKLYQKGNLQ; encoded by the coding sequence ATGGATCTTTATTTAGATAATGCAGCTACGACCTCATTAGACCCAGAAGTTTTAGAAAGTATGATGCCATATATGATAAATTTTTGCGGTAACCCCTCCTCTATTCATCGGCATGGCTGTCGTGCTAAAGCAGCTATAGAAAAAAGCAGGAAAAAAATAGCTTCCTTATTCCAGGTTACCCCTTCTGAAATATTATTCACTTCTGGAGGAACAGAAGGAAACAACATGCTACTAACTGGAGTTGTAGAAGGCATGAAGATTTCCCATGTTTTAACATCCCCATTGGAACACCTTTCTGTTCGTATGCCTTTAGAAAGACTAGCCAATCAAGGAAAAATCACTTTAACCTATACAAGTGTTACCAACACAGGAGACATTATCTTAGAGGAAGTAGAAAGTTGGCTACAAAATCATAACCATGCACTAGTAAGCTTTATGCAGGTTAACCATGAAATTGGCAATATTATTGACCTTCAGAAGGTCAGCAAACTTTGTCAACAACATAATGCATTATTACATTCAGATACTATACAAAGCATCTATTGTTTGAGTGACAATTTTAGTGATCCATTGGTACAACTTGCAGTTGGCTCTGCACACAAAATACATGGCCCTAAAGGTATAGGATTTGTCTATGTGGATTCAAAAATATCATCCATTACACCACTTATTTATGGAGGTAGCCAAGAGTTAAATATGCGTGGGGGCACTGAAAATGTTGCATCGATCATCGGTATGGCTAAAGCACTGGAAATTACTTTCCGTGATAGATTAAAAATAGCAGACCACTTGGTTACCATAAAAAAATATATGATTGCCTTATTGAAAAAACAAATTCCGAACATAGTGTTTAACGGTAATAGCGAAAGCTTAATACAAAGTAGCCCTACTATGCTAAATATATCTTTACCATCTTTAGATCATAAAGATATGCTCATTTATAACTTAGATATTCATGGAATCTCAGCTTCAACAGGTAGCGCCTGTACAAGTGGTAGTAACATAGGTTCGCAAGTAATAACGGCATTACAAAAAGGCGATAGTCATGCCATACGTTTTTCTTTTAGTAAGCATACAACACATTTAGAAATAGAGAAAACGGTCGAAGTGCTTACTAAACTCTATCAGAAAGGCAACTTACAGTAA